From Arachis hypogaea cultivar Tifrunner chromosome 3, arahy.Tifrunner.gnm2.J5K5, whole genome shotgun sequence:
TAAGCTTAGAAGTATTGCTCTGGTAACTCTCAACATAATTGCACAGCAGTGTCATGAACTAGCTCACAAGTGCGTGCTGCtgttccatttcttttctttcttgtcttTACTGTTAACACATGTATCACTCTTATAAAGATGATAGCATTATGAGaaatttcttcatgttcttgtcaGGTATTGTGCGAGTTATCTTCCAATCTTACTAGAAGAATGTCAGGACAATAATTCTGAAATCAAAGAGGTTTTATTTCCTCATGTTTGTTTTCATTGGTACACTTGTTAATTGTCATGGATATATGCTCAAATTCTTTTGTCTCTCAATATTTTTCAGGAAGCAACACGTGGAATTCGAATATGTGCAGAACTTGGAACACCTCATTTAAAGCCTCTTGTCAATAGTACCCTGTTTGTTCCATAATTCCTGCTATCCGTTGTTGATAAGTTCAGAACTAAGATTTGTGTTCTGTCCTTCAATTTGTAGGGATACTGTCATATCTCAGTAGTGTTTTGATCAAAGAACCAAATCATTCAATTTCGGAGAATGCAAAAGTATATGATATAGCAGTTTCTGTTCTAGGAAGAATTTGTGAGTTCCATCGTGACACCATTGATGGCTCAAAGGTGATAGTTTCCTTCTACATTCTGGAGTTATCTAATCGTTAGGATTTAACTCTTTTAGTCCGTTCAATTCGAATATctactaaaattaaataacagTTCAAAATCCGAACTAACTTGATTTCAAGATGGCACTTACAAAATGATGATGTATACAGATTGTTCCTGCCTGGTTAAGTTGCTTGCCACTTAAAAATGATTTGATTGAGGCCAAACTCATGCATGAACAGCTTTGCTTAATGGTTAAAAGGTTGGAAGTTTAGTCCTTGAGATTGATCTTTTCGAATGATTAGTTTCAAAATACATGAAGCGTCAGTTTCCATTAATGGAGTGCTTTCCATAACTTTTCAGACTAGATAAGGATCTTTCAGGAGCTGGTAACCAAAACCTTCTCAAGGTTCTCGTAGTGTTCCTTGAGGTGAGTTACTCGCATTCATTTGACCGATTGAATATTGATCACAATAGTATACGACTATACGTTCCTTTTATAAATTGTATAATAATTCTATTACAGGTTATTGATAACGGTGACAAACTAGGTTCACCTCAAACAATAACGCAGATGAACAATTTGTTGAGGCAGCTTGGACGGAACATTCCTCGTACGGCGATTAATACAGTTTTGTTTTCTTTAAATGACCGGCAACGGGAACTGTTGTTGCCTTTCCTAGCGTCCTAGTATGCAGTAATGTAGTATCTCAATCATTTTAGCTTTTCTGATGGaaggaaatttaaaaaaaaaatgtatagctGATTGAATTGAATAGGGTCACTTGTTAAATTCATAGGACTCTATCTTATGTGACGCCCTCACGAAAGGGTTTCTGAATAAAATTGTTGGTTTCATGCTAAACAAAATCATGTTCTTCTCATGTAAAACAAAATCACTACCATTATAATCTTTGTTTAAAATGTTTATTTAACTAGTAAATTAGTGAAATACATGCGAGAGCTACTAACAGGTAACGAACAAAACACAATTTACTTTGAAGTATATCAGAGAAACATACAACAGTACAAATCTAATCCAGTATCAAAACTGCATAATTTCCCCTCCCCCTTTGCAACTCCGACATAACCAGCTAGCAGTGACAACCACCAACTCTTAAATCAAAATCTTAATAGATAACAGAGCAAGAAAGGATAACAGAAAGAGATCAGCTCGTTAAAGAAGCAATGACCAGCCAACCCTCAATATGCAAGCTACGTTAGATTTTCTTCTAAGAAATCTTGGATTTTGTATTCATATTCAGGTACTTGAAAGGTTATAATACCCTTGACCATTGCTGGTACTTCCCCTAGTAAGTTTGGCAAAAAAGTGTTTTATAAAACCTATTTATATAGTGCAAAATGAACATGTTCACATGCTTTTCGAAATCATAACAGTAACATAGATTACATGTGAACTTAGAAAGATGACTGCGAAATTCACTTGAACATTACATAACGTGAGCAATAAAAAGAAAACGATTTTACTTCAAAATACTTGgttttactcttccatatcctcgTCCCCATCCTCGTCCTCACTCAGATCAAGATCAGCCAACAACTCATCTAGTGGAACTGAAGGCACCTCTTCCCCATCTGTCACTGATGCCATCTCTGATTGTTGGTACTCTTTATTACGATACAATGATAAATTGAACCTCAGTTCAGGGTTTTCTTCTATATCCTTTAAGAACTGTTCATAATCTGAGGTCTTCTTGTCTTGTTCAATTCTACCCTTATCATCAACTTCCATGGTAAGTGATTTAAGCTTCCATGAACGAGGCTTGGAGCGTTTCTTCTGGCGCTTCTCTTCATAACTCTTCTTTACTAAAACTGCTTCGGGAAGGACAAGTCCTCTGTACTTGTCCAGTTCAATATCATTAGTGTTAGCCCCATACAGGTCATACCCAAGAGCATAATCACCAGGACTCAAAATATGACCCAAATGAGTCTTGATGGAAAATATCGTGTCATTCTTCCCAAAATCTGACACACGGGCCACTTGAGCCTCCGCCAAAACATATTTAGTACCAGCAATATATACCTCAGCAGAACGAATAACTTCCACATCTAGCACAATATATTCCACCAGCTGTCGGCTAGTAAGCAGAGACTTAAAGGATGCCCTCCAGTACTGATCAGCATCCAAGAAGCAATGTCTCAGGGTAAATGGATCAAGCAGAGCAATGCTGCTGCTAACCTTGGTACAAATCACAAGGGGACCAAGGTTTCCCAAACTAACAGCAACTTTTGGTGGCAGACATATTAAATCCTCGCGGCAAATAGGGGGGATTTCAACAGAAAATGTATATTTGTAGTTGTAGTTATTACTCTTAGGATCATGGGATACAAGTTGCTTATCATGACGGCCTTTCACAGGAGCAACTTTCCCCAGAAATTCCACAAATTTGACACCATGACTCCGATTAGAGAAAAAGAAGTCAATTCCCTGATCTGTCTCTTTAATTCTTATAGCACTGGCAGCGGCATCATGTTTCAGAATCAGCTGCTCCAAATAAAAGAAAGTACGCCTATGAGAAACGTGCTGTCGGAGTTGCACGGCGGCGACCCACTGGTCAGGGTTAGCCTGGATCCTGGAGCAAGGTTCACACATTTGATCCCGTTGAATATACTCGACAGGATAAGACTGTTCAAGGATTACTCCATTCAGAATCTCCTTCTGAACCTTAACCTTGACTTTGATCCTCTTGGAGTGGGGCTCAGTCCAAATAAACTCAGCATGTACCATCCTCGCTTTATTAGAATTCAAattcttctgcaacttcttcaAGCAAAATGTTAGCAGCTCCTTCGATTCTAACTGTAGCTTGATCCAATTTCTTGGCGGCTGAAGGTAGCTATCACATTCAGGGCAATGCTTGAGCTCAAGACGCTTCAGTAGACCCTCAGTGATATTATTTTCTGAGCTTAAACACTTGACACACATGTTGGCAGCATTTGGTTGCATTTGAATTCCACATTTGCAACACAGAACACTGCCAATTGTATGATGAACCGTGAACATACCATTTTCCATCCTTGAAGGACCTACAATTGTGAAACTTAGAACGCATGAGCATGGAATCatgaactaaaataaaataaaataaaaaactcaacTCGTACAATcataagaaaaatttaaaaaaatagaaacactAATATCGAACAATTGATGCGTATATAGCTATATAAAACTGAACACTGGACGTAATTCCATACTATTCAACGACTGATTcaagtattaaaaaaaaagactcaATTGTAATGGATTTGTAATAAATCAGCTAAGAAATTTATGATGATGAACACTACAGAACAGGCCGAAAAGAAAGAGAGACAGATTTAATGGAAAAATTAGTATCATACTTACGGTGAACGATCTACGCGATGCAGAGACAGAGGCGGCAGCGTCTTCAGAAGACCGACTACAAGCACAGCAATATAGATAGGTTTCCAGGTGAGGCGGAGGGTCTGCGGCGGCGATGGTGTTATAAGGACAATGGAGAATTTCGTTTGGGATTTTCCTTCTTTCGGATTacctatttttgttttctctctttCAGTTAAACGTGGACTGAGAAATACACAGCCCAAATAAAACCGTGGCCCAAGTGTGCTCCTCCAACTTAATATAGGGTCCATAATGATATTCAATGTCGTTCTCAGCCCcaaagagaaaaactaaaaacCAAATTGGATTAGTCGAGTCAGTCGTTTGTTTATACAAGTGTGGGAGTTTTAATCTCGTCTTAAATCCGCGATGTATTAATCTTTGTCCCCCGtcggattatatatatataaggtgggATCCACTCTTTCACCTTTTATCTTTTAGATAAATTAGGCACAAGTTTTATAGGTATTATAGAATTTATCTCTTCTCCCTCTATTTAttcaatttatgtttttattttatctattttattatataaaaattaaattttaatacttaataataaaattaatataacatgtttctaagaatatttttatttattttttaattcatttaatataatttactacaataaattaattatatcaactaattaatttaattaaatatttaaatattatataatttattataatttatatttatcaattaattataattcattatatcagttattttaatttattaatttacaaaagacatagtaaaataaACGATTTGTTACTTGTTTTGATTGAATGCAATAAATACATATTACTTTAATGAATAAAATGATCGTCTTCTGTATAGAACAatgaatttataaatataatgatTTGGTCTAATTTTGTCTAATTCATATTAAACTAAAAAGttctattatttttcattttaataatttattcaaatatttaaataaaatatttttttatttgtaattatttCTGTTAGACTTAATtcaaattgttttatttttgtctatAATTTAAGTTAATTAAATTATCACCACTAATTTGTCATAGTTTAGATTAATCAAATGGTATATTTctcaagtcaccaaaaaaaaatggtATATTTCTCCCGTTTGTGTTTCTTAAATTGATTATTTGATGTGATATATGTTATAAATAATGTGGATCAAATGAACGAATGTAGAATAATTTATTGCAATAACTATACTagtaaaaatgtatttttttcaacaaattattattattattattattattattattattattattattattattattattatgatggaTGATGATGCTTGAAACATATCATAAAGTTATATTTAATTTCGAATTCTTAATCTAATTTCAATTATTGAAATTAGTATATGTTgaatattttgtgcttaaaaatAGAATTATGAGGAGAAGTATATTAAATGATGATTAAGAAACTAATCAAactattttcttaaataaatttttttttttgtttcccacggtatcccccaacccggcaggtcaaggactaatccgtcgcggtactgaattttcttaaataaatattCTTATTCATATGGTTATTAGCTTATGtatgtaaaaataaatattgttatGGATAATATAAGAGttttgtttaactttttttttctctatcaAATATAAGATTggttaattgaataattatttgttagctttattattatttttctttgacTTATCAGTCTGAAAAAACGATAATACAAATTTCAACATATATAAAAATGTGCAAtatattaatgtaatttaaaaaatcatgtgtcaaaaaattaattgagataaatattaattatttttaatacttttaatattaaaatttattaaactttaattttagttataattttataaaatatttatagtgaTAAACTGatcattattatatattatttattaattttttaatagcaaatttcatatatatatattagttttttaCCTGTAATATTATTAtgggaatataaatcttttaaaatgatGTCAGTTCTGGTATTATAAATTATGACACGAAAAAATTATAGTattaaactacttttataaaATGGTTATAAGGGACAAAAGTCTCCGTCGTCGGCTAAGAAGACCAGAgtcttaaacaaaattaaataataaaatttttagttattattttcaaatgaaagggtctaatttttttattttattttaaaattcattatctaaaatttaaagaaatttaacgtgtatatttttatatttaattaggtatTAAATTTGTTGCACaaataaagataattaatttttatacttgttatttaaaaataatatttttttaaatatataaaaatataattagatattaacataaaaaaattttctattgatagttataaaattaactcattttttaaaaataattgaatattgatTCTAACTTCTAATCAGatcattagtattttttaaattatatgtaataaatattttaaaaaaagtgaaaatatatattaaaaagataagcagtaaaaatttaaaattaaataaaaaatatgtatataataatatttttatttaaattatattatgttattaattttatttttttagaacataaaggtagagaaaaatagagaataagagaaaagagagagaaagataaagaagaaaaatgagagagggagtttgttaattttggaagttaagaaatttttattttaattataatgaaaatatatggtggcacattttgatttgtcaaattactaatataaaatatgaattataaattatatatagagtgagaaggacggagagaaatagaaaagaaagagagaagtagataagaaaatataagaaggATGTTTActaattttagaggaaaatattttctttaaattttaataagagtgtcatgtgacacattttagttattaaattagttaataatatataaatataatatataatatagctatatttcaattttaatttaatttaaatacaattaaagaatgttatgttgtatattttgattgtaaaattcGTAATTAgtgattgataatgatatataaaagagataaaaTGAGTAAAgaaatgagagagatagagaaagaaagagataagagggaaaagttttttaattttatttagaaaaaaattttgatttcaattacaataaaagagtgatatgtgacacattttaatcctaaaattaataatatataataaatgtatGTATTATTCCGTGCAGAAAAGGAACGTACATtagttttcaaattaaaaaacttgaaatcttaaaaaatatataaaaaagtttaGAAGATGTAATATCTAATTAAATAATGTAACGTAAGTAGAGGGTGTAATTAATATGGTTGCAGCTGTACACGATGAATCAGCAAGGAAGCAGATCACCGTCCATGTGGATGATTAATGGGCAGCCGTCTCTATCTCTCTGTTAATCAGTTGATCTGAATGGCGACCTACTTCATCACACTTTTCTCATTCTCTTCTCTCACTCGCTAACACTCATATTATGGCGGAGGACAAGCACAGCACCAACTCCAATGCTAATGGCGTCTACGTTGAGGTCACCGGAGAAGaagaatctaataataataaacgaGAAAGCGAGAGCAGCATCACCTTATACCAAGTTCTTAACCGCCTCGCTTACGCTATTCTCTTCCCGGACCCTTCTACCAGCGCCTCCCTGCTTAAACGGATCAAGATCTCCCTCGCCGAAAACGCTCCGCTCCTTCCAGAAGCTTCTAGAAAATCCGCCCTCGACCTTCTCCTCTGGACTCGCCAAGGCAGCCCCTTCCGCGCCATCTTAGTCATCACCGTAACTTCTGAACTCCATCATCCACCTCTTTCACTTTCCTAATTTACTTAGTTTAGCTCCTTCtggattttgttttcaaattgaATTACTAGCCTTTTCTAATTAAAATGTTGATCTACGAGTCTTCAATTTTGATTTGATCCAATTCCCCTTGCCACTGTTGTTGTTAGACGACATTTTCTTCATATTGTGCTCAAATTTTGATGCTACATAATAGTTTTGAACTAATATTTTTGACGTTATTACGAAATTgtaagtttttaaaataaaatgtatcttcatatttaatttttattgtaaaattttaaaaagttaattatATCTAatgttttataataaatattaaagattttatcaaatgaagaaaagaaaaagatatgaaatttgTGTTTTACTTCTTCTAGTGAACTGGTACATGGATTACCATTTTTCTTGTTAGAATAGCTCTTTGGATAGGCACCTTCAAGTTGGAAtaccaaaaaggaaaaagaaaaggtgCCACCGAAGTAAAATGATAGCATCTATCtaaatagtttaaaaataatattattttgataataaGTTTTAAAAATGGTAGTATATAAGTTAAAAAGCAAAGAGAAATAGAGTTGGTGGATATCATGATAATGCAACATAAGCTCATGAAAGGAATTTATAGAGAACTCATCTAGTGGATTTCCTCACATCCAGAATATAGTTAGACATCGATATACTAGAATTAGAAGCAAGCAAGCAAGATAATTTCTTCTTAtgttttctaattttattcatGGAGAacgaaagggggggggggggggggtatgTTCTTGTTGTCTCCGTAAGAATAGGCAAAACAATTGTCTCCGTCTATGCCAGCTTCATGGATAATTAAGCATCAGATTGTcctgtatataaataaatattcgtGTATCAAGGTGTGTGATTATTTTCCTTGCCACTGCAGGTTGGGACAATTACTTCTGTTGCGCTCACAGGACTGCTTGTcttcttacttttctttcttgctgCCACCATAAACGCTGTTGTCATATCACTTCTTGTGTCTTTGGCAGCAGCTGGAGGATTCTTGGCTATTTTCTTTGCCTGTGTTGCAGCTGTATATGTTGGGGCACTATTAGTAGCTGCGTTTGCAATTTCCGTTACCACATTTTGGGCAAGTGTTGCTGTTCTGTTCGCCACAGGTAAGAAGTTTACTATTCAGAATCCAGATGATACCATATGCCATGTTTCAGATTGATATTTTGTACTGTTTTGCTATTCCATTATTGTGAAATATTTCATCAATTGTGCGGTTTGAGTAGGTAGGCCATGAATATTTATGATTTGAACAAAATGTGCATCAAGATTTGAAATGCATACTTCTGTTGCAATTAGGCGAACTTTATGCGTATAAGTACACTGATACTTGCCGTATGTTATTTGAGAAAAACAACCTTTTCTACTCCCAATTGGCACCAGGGATGTAATGGGTTACATacttatatgtccattatttgaaTGTTTCTTCACTTAGCTACTTCACAGTCAAAATAGTTGCCCCAGCATTGCCTGCTGGGGCTGTATTACAATCTTTGGGTTTTCAACAAAATCACTGACTATTAGGTGCAGATGACAACCACGAACGAGGCTCTGTGGCATCTATAACTTTAAAACTGCAACTGAGATTGCTTTCTTTAAATATAAGTTTATATTTGATGTTTCCATGATAGTTTATGTGATTTTGCACTCTGTTTCTCCGTTTcccatttcttctttttcctgtGGGTTTACACTATTATCTTTGGAAACCAATGTGAATCAGGCTGGATTGGATTCTTTTACATCGTGTGGTTGGTAACTAGTAAGAGTTTCGGATATGCCAAACATACATTGAGTGCCACTGGCTCTGCAATCTCAACTTACTCTGCTGCGCGGCATGTCCGCCACCAAATGCGCAAAGATTCAGATTAAGAAGATCATAGATTGAAGCTTATTTATAAATCTCCAGTTTTCCTTTTGGCTGGTAGGGTGCTATGTTCATAAGATGTTAGGTGGTATGTTTCGGATGCCTATCTTCGGTTTTCTTCTTATTTATGAACGGTGTTCATTTTATTATAAATGGGCCTCTATGCTTGATGTTAATATAAAATAGTTCGCCTTTTCCCTACCTATGCCTGGTATTGTACATCCTATTACAGATGAAATTACACTTTGTAAAATGATGTAATGTACAAACGAGTAACAATTGCTGTATTGGTGTTTAGAAAGGATGGTATGGCTTTGGTACTTTTGTTTTACCATTATCTTTTTAACATTCATATGTAGATAAACCATTAAACGCTTTTCAGAAAATTTGGCTTTCTCATAGTGTAAGTGCAAAATGTTATTCGTTTTGTTTGTtaaatggaaaagtataggtaaacaacTCATAATCAATCAATTTTAAACAactgtaattaataattattaattttatatttttaaaaaaataaaatttaaataatcattaTTTGTGATAATCAATTAATATGGAATGTAATTTAAAAATGTTTGTTAGTTTGTTGTTGGTTAGATTTTTGTTGGTTATCTAGCAGGAACAATGGAATCTCATATTTATATTACTGACATGTTTTCACCACAAAATCATTCTTTATCACAACTTATGGTTTGACAATTTGGAGAACTAATTTAATTTACGAGAGAAATTTGATGGATTGTATTTGACCATTTTCTCAAAAGATAACTATCAAGATGTGATTGTAATTGTACATGTGAATTAATTTCATTAAGATTGCACATTTCAATGTTCCCCTGCTTCCTTCTGATAGATATGGCAACTATCCTCACGGAatctgtataatttttttattctgatgGGCTGCTTCCATAACAACAAATAGCATGCCCTTTTAGGGTACAATCACGGGCCAGGtaccaaaacaaaaattaaataagctAGTAGCTAGCTACATAAAAAAGCTGGCCTGAGTcctaataaaaatagtaaaaataagtgtatatatataagaaataacAAATAAGTAACGGAcccagacaaaaaaaaaaacccaaataaGTAACGGATGGAAATATGGGACAAGAAGAATGAAACTGATGTAATAGCTGTGTGTATTTAATCACCAAAAAAAGGCTGtgtgtatttattatttaatatacagccgtttgattaataaaattctTCCAGATCTCAACAGTTTCATGGCCGAGCTGAAGGGCTGCTAAGTTCTATAATTTGATGTATTGGTAACAAAATTTgtgtaatttcaatttatatatatttttttatttgtaataatgtatattATTATTCTTTGTAATTCATTAAAAACTAGATGCATGTGATCCTCAGGGATGATGTTCGTTCGTTATGGTTGTTCAAGGACGATAAAATGACTAGAAAAAAAATGTTTAGTTAAAGTCATTACCTTAGCTTATTATCATATGACAGTGTGTGAAATGTGATACATATTCCATCTTACGATAAAAAGGTCACAATTCAGTAAGTCACAAAAGTATTTTTCTTATAGTTATAGGTAAGGTTATATTTAACTACTGCTATCTCATGATCATCATTTCAATGAACGTAATTTATTTCAATAAGGAAATGGATGCAGTAAATATCAGAATGAAAGTGGAGAGCTTCTCTTACGTGATAATTTTTCTGAGttctgtgatatatatatatatatgtcaatatttataattagttattttcaactatattaagtgtataaaaaaatcaattacaaagatattaaaatataaaatatatattaaaaataaattaaattacatatatatttatacataaatatacgataattaatttattgtctaatttttttgtgtgtatatagtatttttttaactattttagtaTACATTGTCTTGATTccatttttttaaagttttgaaaACAACATAATTTATTTTCCTACCCTCATAAAAGTATGATTCTTTCGGTTATGGTTGCTTCATATTCAATATTTGAACTAGTCTGAAAAAGGATCTATCTCTCACATGTTGATATATTCCATTGattttatatatctaattttgagacataaagattttttaaaaaattttttatttatatttgaaagacatattttaaatttatcgAGGTTTAAAATCATATTAATCGTTGCAACAATTAGCGAAGATTAAATAAAGTaagttctaatttttttcttctagtaTTACGGTATTATAATATTTGAGTAATGTTACACATTCaagtctttttataaattaagtc
This genomic window contains:
- the LOC112791668 gene encoding uncharacterized protein, whose protein sequence is MENGMFTVHHTIGSVLCCKCGIQMQPNAANMCVKCLSSENNITEGLLKRLELKHCPECDSYLQPPRNWIKLQLESKELLTFCLKKLQKNLNSNKARMVHAEFIWTEPHSKRIKVKVKVQKEILNGVILEQSYPVEYIQRDQMCEPCSRIQANPDQWVAAVQLRQHVSHRRTFFYLEQLILKHDAAASAIRIKETDQGIDFFFSNRSHGVKFVEFLGKVAPVKGRHDKQLVSHDPKSNNYNYKYTFSVEIPPICREDLICLPPKVAVSLGNLGPLVICTKVSSSIALLDPFTLRHCFLDADQYWRASFKSLLTSRQLVEYIVLDVEVIRSAEVYIAGTKYVLAEAQVARVSDFGKNDTIFSIKTHLGHILSPGDYALGYDLYGANTNDIELDKYRGLVLPEAVLVKKSYEEKRQKKRSKPRSWKLKSLTMEVDDKGRIEQDKKTSDYEQFLKDIEENPELRFNLSLYRNKEYQQSEMASVTDGEEVPSVPLDELLADLDLSEDEDGDEDMEE
- the LOC112791669 gene encoding uncharacterized protein; amino-acid sequence: MAEDKHSTNSNANGVYVEVTGEEESNNNKRESESSITLYQVLNRLAYAILFPDPSTSASLLKRIKISLAENAPLLPEASRKSALDLLLWTRQGSPFRAILVITVGTITSVALTGLLVFLLFFLAATINAVVISLLVSLAAAGGFLAIFFACVAAVYVGALLVAAFAISVTTFWASVAVLFATGWIGFFYIVWLVTSKSFGYAKHTLSATGSAISTYSAARHVRHQMRKDSD